One uncultured Flavobacterium sp. genomic window carries:
- the rimM gene encoding ribosome maturation factor RimM (Essential for efficient processing of 16S rRNA), giving the protein MRKEECFYLGKIAKKFSFKGEVLAYLDTDEPELYENLESVFVECNKHLVPFFIETSSLHKNDFLRIRFEDVNNEEEADALIGNAIYLPLSMLPKLSGNKFYFHEVIGFEIEDQRLGVFGKIAAVNDTTAQPLFEVLNGEVEMLIPMIDHFLVKIDRENKKVIMNLPEGLVEMYL; this is encoded by the coding sequence ATGCGTAAAGAAGAATGCTTTTATTTAGGTAAAATCGCTAAAAAATTTAGTTTCAAAGGTGAAGTTCTGGCTTATTTAGACACGGACGAACCTGAGTTATACGAAAATCTGGAATCAGTGTTTGTTGAATGCAACAAACACTTGGTTCCTTTTTTTATTGAAACAAGTTCACTACATAAAAACGATTTTCTTAGAATTCGTTTTGAAGATGTAAATAATGAAGAAGAAGCAGATGCTCTTATTGGCAATGCAATCTATCTTCCGTTAAGCATGTTACCAAAACTTTCCGGTAACAAATTTTACTTCCATGAAGTTATCGGTTTTGAAATCGAAGACCAGCGTTTAGGCGTTTTTGGAAAAATTGCTGCTGTAAACGACACTACGGCTCAACCTCTTTTTGAAGTTTTAAATGGCGAAGTCGAAATGTTAATTCCGATGATCGATCATTTCCTGGTAAAAATTGACCGTGAGAATAAAAAAGTCATTATGAATTTGCCAGAAGGATTAGTAGAGATGTACTTGTAA
- a CDS encoding methyltransferase yields the protein MSKFTFKQFSIQQDKTAMKVGTDGVLLGSWAPIHHNPFSVLDIGAGTGIIALMLAQRTHAEQIDALEIDEDAYEQAVGNFENSPWGDRLFCFHAGLDEFIDEPEDEYDLIVSNPPFYSEDYKTDNEQRDLARFQDAMPFEELIEAADLLLSEHGIFALIIPYKEEKNFIALAKESELYPVKITRVKGTPKTEIKRSLLAFSRNETEEIEIDELVIEIDRHVYTPEYIELTKGFYLKF from the coding sequence ATGTCAAAATTCACTTTCAAGCAGTTCTCTATTCAACAAGACAAAACCGCTATGAAAGTAGGAACAGATGGTGTTTTATTGGGCTCATGGGCTCCAATTCATCACAATCCGTTTAGCGTTTTAGATATTGGTGCAGGAACCGGGATTATTGCTTTGATGCTTGCTCAGCGAACTCACGCTGAACAAATTGATGCTCTTGAAATTGATGAAGATGCTTATGAGCAAGCTGTTGGAAATTTTGAAAACTCACCTTGGGGAGACCGCCTATTTTGTTTCCATGCAGGTTTGGACGAATTTATAGATGAACCGGAAGACGAATACGATCTGATTGTTTCTAATCCTCCTTTTTATTCAGAAGATTATAAAACAGATAATGAACAACGTGATTTAGCACGTTTTCAAGATGCAATGCCTTTTGAAGAACTAATCGAGGCTGCCGATTTACTACTTTCTGAGCACGGAATATTTGCTTTGATTATTCCATACAAAGAAGAAAAGAATTTTATCGCCTTAGCAAAAGAATCAGAACTATATCCAGTCAAAATTACCCGTGTAAAAGGAACTCCTAAAACTGAAATTAAGCGAAGTTTATTAGCGTTTAGCCGCAATGAAACTGAAGAAATTGAAATCGATGAATTAGTTATCGAAATCGACAGACACGTTTATACTCCTGAATATATTGAATTGACTAAGGGGTTTTATTTGAAATTTTAA
- the leuB gene encoding 3-isopropylmalate dehydrogenase has product MKFNIALLAGDGIGPEVINEAVKVSDAIAKKFNHEITWTPALTGACAIDAVGVPYPDETHEVCMKADAVLFGAIGHPKYDNDPSAPVRPEQGLLLMRKKLGLFANVRPTFTFPSLIDNSPLKRERIEGTDLVFLRELTGGIYFGEKGRRDDGETAFDNCVYTRAEVQRLAKKGFELAMTRSKKLCCVDKANVLETSRLWRETVQAMEKDYPEVTVSYEFVDAVAMRLVQWPNSYDVLITENLFGDILTDEASVISGSMGLMPSASVGEHTSLYEPIHGSYPQATGLNIANPLATILSAAMMFEDAFGLKAEAEAIRAVVNKSLEQGIVTEDLAAKGSKAYKTSEIGDWLVANL; this is encoded by the coding sequence ATGAAATTTAACATAGCCCTTTTAGCCGGAGACGGAATCGGACCAGAAGTAATAAATGAAGCTGTAAAAGTATCTGATGCTATTGCAAAAAAATTCAATCACGAAATAACCTGGACTCCTGCTTTGACTGGAGCTTGCGCAATTGACGCAGTTGGAGTTCCTTATCCAGACGAAACTCATGAAGTTTGTATGAAAGCTGATGCGGTTTTATTTGGAGCAATCGGACACCCAAAATACGATAACGATCCTAGCGCACCAGTTCGTCCTGAGCAAGGTTTATTATTGATGCGTAAAAAATTAGGCTTATTTGCTAATGTTCGCCCAACGTTTACTTTTCCTTCTTTAATTGATAATTCTCCTCTAAAAAGAGAAAGAATCGAAGGAACTGATTTAGTTTTCTTGAGAGAATTGACTGGCGGAATTTACTTTGGAGAAAAAGGAAGAAGAGACGACGGAGAAACTGCTTTCGATAATTGTGTTTATACAAGAGCCGAAGTTCAGCGTTTGGCTAAAAAAGGTTTTGAATTAGCAATGACACGTAGCAAAAAACTATGTTGCGTTGACAAAGCAAACGTTCTCGAAACTTCACGTTTATGGAGAGAAACGGTTCAGGCAATGGAAAAAGATTATCCGGAAGTTACAGTTTCTTACGAATTTGTTGATGCTGTTGCGATGCGTTTGGTACAATGGCCAAACTCTTATGATGTATTAATCACAGAGAATTTATTCGGAGATATCTTAACTGACGAAGCTTCTGTAATTTCAGGTTCAATGGGATTAATGCCTTCTGCTTCTGTTGGAGAGCACACTTCATTATACGAACCAATCCACGGATCTTATCCACAGGCAACCGGATTAAACATCGCAAATCCATTGGCAACAATTTTATCTGCAGCAATGATGTTCGAAGATGCTTTTGGATTAAAAGCCGAAGCCGAAGCCATCAGAGCAGTTGTAAACAAATCATTAGAACAAGGAATTGTTACCGAAGATTTAGCCGCAAAAGGATCAAAAGCATACAAAACCAGCGAAATTGGAGATTGGCTGGTTGCAAATTTATAA
- a CDS encoding DUF6252 family protein has protein sequence MKKYFYFLSLIVLLTSCTEDIKFNNPAFQTLKDNVFWRANAYKAYLGDDGTMIIEGSLGYEKVLLQTASPMKGTYALGVNNASTANYLDTFPAQFAAFSTGIKGVNGQIVITEYDLESNTISGTFKFNAINQNTSDTEKPKVTFTEGVFYKVPIQLSEINHHL, from the coding sequence ATGAAAAAATATTTTTATTTCTTGTCATTAATAGTACTCCTGACATCTTGTACTGAAGATATAAAATTCAATAATCCGGCTTTTCAAACCTTAAAGGATAATGTTTTTTGGAGAGCTAATGCCTATAAAGCTTACCTTGGAGATGATGGCACTATGATTATTGAAGGTTCTTTGGGATATGAAAAAGTACTGTTGCAAACAGCATCTCCAATGAAGGGAACTTATGCTCTTGGTGTGAACAATGCTTCAACAGCAAATTATTTAGATACGTTTCCGGCTCAATTTGCTGCATTTTCTACAGGTATAAAAGGTGTAAACGGGCAGATTGTTATTACAGAATATGATTTAGAAAGTAATACTATTTCAGGAACATTTAAGTTTAATGCTATAAACCAAAATACAAGTGATACTGAAAAACCAAAAGTGACTTTTACCGAAGGTGTTTTTTACAAAGTTCCAATTCAACTTAGTGAGATAAATCATCATTTGTAA
- a CDS encoding 30S ribosomal protein S16 codes for MSVKIRLQRHGKKGKPFYWVVAADARSKRDGKYLEKIGTYNPNTNPATIDLNLDSAVKWLHNGAQPTDTAKAILSYKGALLKHHLDGGIRKGALTQEQADAKLAAWLEAKAGKVDAKKDGLTKAQADAKAKAFKAEQEVNAKRLAAAAQAEADAIAAATPAVEEEVAEVEAEAATEEAPAAEENNETTEA; via the coding sequence ATGTCAGTAAAAATTAGATTACAAAGACACGGTAAAAAAGGAAAACCTTTTTACTGGGTTGTAGCTGCAGATGCACGCTCAAAAAGAGATGGTAAATACTTAGAGAAAATCGGTACTTACAATCCAAACACAAACCCAGCAACTATCGACTTAAACCTTGATAGTGCAGTTAAATGGTTACACAATGGTGCACAACCAACTGATACTGCTAAAGCAATTCTTTCTTACAAAGGTGCTTTATTGAAACACCACCTTGATGGAGGTATTCGTAAAGGTGCTTTAACTCAAGAACAAGCTGATGCTAAATTAGCGGCTTGGTTAGAAGCTAAAGCTGGAAAAGTTGATGCTAAAAAAGACGGTTTAACAAAAGCGCAAGCTGATGCTAAAGCTAAAGCTTTTAAAGCAGAACAAGAAGTTAATGCTAAACGTTTAGCTGCTGCAGCTCAGGCTGAAGCTGATGCTATCGCTGCTGCAACTCCTGCAGTTGAAGAAGAAGTTGCTGAAGTTGAAGCGGAAGCTGCTACTGAAGAAGCTCCTGCTGCTGAAGAAAATAACGAAACAACTGAAGCATAA
- a CDS encoding RNA-binding protein: MNIFVGSLPFSIEEADLRESFEAYGAVDSVKIITDKFTGRSKGFGFVEMPNDAEAQKAIDELNGATVQGRAIVVNKSEPKPEGERRSFNNNSRGGDSRGGYGGGNNRGGNDRGGNRGGY; the protein is encoded by the coding sequence ATGAACATTTTTGTTGGAAGCCTTCCATTCAGTATTGAGGAAGCAGATTTAAGAGAGTCTTTCGAGGCTTACGGAGCAGTAGATTCAGTTAAAATCATTACTGATAAATTTACAGGAAGAAGCAAAGGTTTTGGTTTTGTTGAGATGCCAAACGATGCTGAAGCTCAAAAAGCAATTGATGAATTGAACGGAGCTACTGTTCAAGGTCGTGCAATTGTAGTTAATAAATCTGAACCGAAACCTGAAGGTGAAAGAAGAAGCTTCAACAATAACAGCCGTGGTGGAGATTCACGCGGAGGTTATGGTGGAGGAAACAACCGTGGTGGAAATGACCGTGGTGGTAACAGAGGAGGATATTAA
- a CDS encoding vitamin K epoxide reductase family protein: MLKLVQKFLQINRYSEIKNEFKDLFLSHPNYPSLFAITDSFDLLSIENAAVRVSKEQIVDLPSNFLAYFKEELILVEKAKNFVRINSMKKRNYKMAYEKFLLDWNGVIVAIEPNNVVARENLKVEYNWLKYSLPLLLLTGLSFFYNTYNWFSLIFLVVSILGLVVSVLIVQEKLGFKNSLISKICNLSSNSSCDAVINTNEGTQNKWINFSDLPLLFFGASYISILVQPLNSAIFIGFLSLLAIPVIVSSIWIQKFEIQKWCVMCLMVSFLIFSQSIVWFSSDLFTLSFSFENVFPFFFSLIVLIPIWYVAKSTVKNILGNENSLKELKKFKRNYSLLNFLSAKVPNPNGFEDLRGLNFGNRNAAVKLSIIISPSCGHCHKTFQEAFDLVLRYPDKIFLNVLFNINPENSDNQYKIIVERLLSINRSTPGKTVEAISDWHIKKMSLKKWMKKWHVDSISMMITQEINKQYEWCSKNNFNYTPVKIVNEKLFPNEYELNELKYFLNDFVEEVEVFEKTA; this comes from the coding sequence ATGTTAAAACTTGTCCAAAAATTTCTCCAAATAAATAGATACTCGGAAATTAAAAATGAGTTTAAGGATCTGTTTCTTTCTCATCCTAATTATCCAAGTCTATTTGCAATAACAGATTCTTTTGATTTATTATCTATAGAGAATGCTGCGGTAAGAGTTTCAAAAGAGCAGATCGTTGATTTGCCTTCAAATTTTTTAGCATACTTCAAAGAAGAACTTATATTGGTAGAAAAGGCCAAAAATTTCGTTCGTATTAATAGTATGAAAAAAAGAAACTATAAAATGGCTTATGAAAAATTCCTTTTAGATTGGAATGGAGTAATTGTAGCTATCGAGCCTAATAATGTAGTAGCAAGAGAAAATTTAAAAGTTGAATACAATTGGTTAAAATATTCTTTGCCTCTTTTGCTTTTAACAGGGTTGTCATTTTTTTATAATACCTATAATTGGTTTAGTCTTATTTTTTTAGTGGTATCAATTCTGGGATTAGTTGTTAGTGTTTTAATCGTTCAGGAAAAACTGGGATTTAAAAACAGTCTTATTTCAAAAATTTGCAATCTAAGTTCTAACTCTTCTTGTGATGCGGTTATAAATACTAATGAGGGAACTCAAAACAAATGGATTAATTTTTCAGATTTGCCATTACTGTTTTTTGGTGCGAGCTACATATCGATTTTAGTTCAACCGTTAAATTCAGCAATTTTTATTGGCTTTTTAAGCTTATTGGCGATTCCTGTTATAGTTTCTTCTATTTGGATTCAAAAATTTGAAATTCAAAAATGGTGTGTGATGTGTTTGATGGTTTCCTTTTTGATCTTCTCACAGTCTATTGTTTGGTTTTCGTCAGATTTGTTTACGTTGAGTTTTAGTTTTGAGAATGTTTTTCCTTTTTTCTTTTCATTGATAGTACTTATACCTATTTGGTATGTTGCTAAATCAACGGTAAAAAATATTTTGGGTAATGAAAATTCATTAAAAGAGCTTAAAAAATTTAAAAGAAATTATTCCTTATTAAATTTTTTATCTGCCAAAGTACCTAATCCTAATGGGTTTGAAGATTTGAGAGGATTGAATTTTGGAAATAGAAATGCAGCTGTAAAGCTTTCAATAATAATAAGTCCAAGTTGTGGGCACTGTCATAAAACGTTTCAGGAAGCATTTGATTTGGTTTTAAGATATCCGGATAAGATTTTTTTAAATGTTCTTTTTAATATTAATCCCGAAAATAGTGACAATCAATATAAAATTATTGTAGAAAGACTTCTGTCAATAAACAGATCAACACCTGGAAAAACAGTTGAAGCCATTTCTGACTGGCATATTAAAAAGATGAGCCTGAAAAAATGGATGAAAAAATGGCACGTAGATTCTATTAGTATGATGATCACTCAGGAAATAAATAAACAATACGAATGGTGCTCTAAGAATAATTTTAATTATACGCCAGTTAAGATTGTAAATGAAAAGTTATTTCCAAATGAATACGAATTAAACGAATTAAAATACTTTTTGAACGATTTTGTTGAAGAAGTTGAGGTTTTTGAAAAAACAGCATAA
- a CDS encoding HlyD family efflux transporter periplasmic adaptor subunit, translated as MAEDTFELRSEEVQDILTKVPHWMIRWGTILIFAIIFLLFFVSWFIKYPDVVNTEIVITTNIPPEKIVSKSSGRIEAILVKNKAVVPKNTTLAIIENTANYKDVFLLKSIVENYNVNDSKKAFPFVLLKNAQLGEIESAFAVFQKDYQADQLNEDLQPFEVENRAQVSEKAQIKERLEILQQQKVINESELQLQKNEIARFETLFNKGIISAQEMEAKKLTYLQAQKSYKGLLSSISQLRSSLIDNTKSSQNSHINSTKEEVNLGRNMAQSFYQLKKVIKDWELAYTLKTSISGVVTFLQVWNENQTINVGDNVFSIIPDAKNGFVGKVKAPALNSGKIKVGQKVNIRLANFPDREFGVLRGKIQNISLVPDKDGNLLLDVALPNGLETSYKKQILFQQEMKGSAEIVTEDLRLIERILYQFKSVFEQV; from the coding sequence ATGGCAGAAGATACATTTGAATTAAGAAGTGAAGAAGTTCAGGACATTCTCACCAAAGTACCACACTGGATGATACGTTGGGGAACCATCTTGATATTTGCCATTATATTTTTACTGTTTTTTGTGTCCTGGTTTATCAAATATCCGGATGTTGTAAATACTGAAATTGTGATTACAACCAATATTCCGCCAGAAAAAATAGTTTCTAAATCTTCCGGCCGGATAGAGGCTATTTTAGTAAAGAATAAAGCTGTAGTTCCAAAAAACACAACGCTTGCTATTATTGAAAACACAGCCAATTACAAAGATGTTTTTTTATTAAAAAGCATTGTTGAGAATTATAATGTCAATGATTCAAAAAAAGCTTTTCCGTTTGTTTTGCTAAAAAATGCTCAGTTAGGAGAAATAGAAAGTGCATTTGCCGTTTTTCAAAAAGATTATCAGGCAGATCAATTAAATGAAGATTTGCAGCCTTTTGAAGTCGAAAACCGTGCGCAGGTTTCAGAGAAAGCGCAGATTAAAGAAAGATTGGAAATTCTGCAGCAGCAAAAAGTGATCAACGAAAGTGAATTGCAGCTTCAGAAAAATGAGATTGCACGTTTTGAAACCCTTTTTAATAAAGGAATTATCTCGGCTCAGGAAATGGAAGCTAAAAAACTCACTTATCTTCAGGCTCAGAAGAGTTATAAAGGTTTATTATCGTCGATTTCGCAATTAAGGTCCTCTTTGATTGATAATACAAAATCAAGCCAGAATTCGCACATAAACAGCACTAAAGAAGAAGTTAATCTGGGACGCAACATGGCACAATCGTTTTATCAGCTCAAAAAAGTAATAAAAGATTGGGAATTGGCCTATACGCTAAAAACATCCATAAGTGGTGTAGTTACTTTTTTGCAAGTCTGGAACGAAAATCAAACCATAAATGTTGGCGATAATGTTTTTTCTATAATTCCCGATGCTAAAAACGGTTTTGTAGGCAAAGTAAAAGCACCCGCATTGAATTCGGGAAAAATAAAAGTAGGGCAAAAAGTAAACATCAGACTGGCAAATTTCCCTGATAGAGAATTTGGTGTTCTGAGAGGAAAAATCCAAAATATATCGCTGGTTCCGGACAAAGATGGAAATCTGCTATTGGATGTTGCTCTCCCAAACGGATTGGAGACATCCTATAAAAAACAAATTTTATTTCAGCAGGAAATGAAAGGAAGTGCTGAAATCGTAACCGAAGATTTGAGATTGATCGAAAGAATTTTATATCAGTTTAAAAGTGTTTTTGAGCAAGTTTAA
- a CDS encoding helix-turn-helix domain-containing protein: MRLIICFLLFFVLNTALVQDKKTMTEGEYMVLKYKIRQYFNANTLMSSLLQMKGRTELSKEKYKKALFLNKSLKVFYIFLILGTVTLLVKSNRDKNKANKKMSALIQELKASIEKENRSNIKTILLESEKVELKSENASLCIDLAKENEIVEKLLDLENNLEYLNTDFTLAYVAKKIKTNTTYLSYVVNKRFGKSFGEYSNELKINYAINKMITCDVYRKKSTQATAESVGFKNAGSFAKSFRKRTGVSPAQFANNI, translated from the coding sequence ATGAGATTAATTATCTGTTTTTTACTCTTTTTTGTTCTCAATACTGCACTTGTTCAAGATAAAAAGACGATGACCGAAGGAGAATATATGGTTTTGAAATATAAAATCAGACAATATTTTAATGCAAATACGCTAATGTCTTCGCTATTGCAAATGAAGGGCAGAACGGAATTGTCAAAAGAAAAATATAAAAAAGCACTTTTTTTAAATAAAAGTCTTAAAGTCTTTTATATATTTTTAATTTTAGGAACTGTTACTCTATTGGTAAAAAGCAACAGAGATAAAAACAAGGCTAATAAAAAGATGAGTGCTTTAATACAAGAACTTAAGGCAAGTATTGAAAAGGAAAATCGCTCTAATATCAAAACGATATTACTTGAATCTGAGAAAGTTGAATTAAAATCTGAAAATGCCAGCTTATGTATTGATCTGGCTAAAGAAAATGAAATAGTCGAAAAGCTTTTAGATCTTGAAAACAACTTAGAATATTTGAATACTGATTTTACATTGGCTTATGTAGCCAAAAAAATCAAAACAAATACAACTTACTTATCTTATGTTGTCAACAAACGATTTGGTAAATCATTTGGAGAATATAGCAATGAATTAAAAATTAATTATGCGATTAATAAAATGATTACTTGCGATGTATACCGAAAAAAATCTACACAAGCTACAGCAGAAAGTGTGGGGTTTAAAAATGCTGGTTCGTTTGCAAAATCATTTCGCAAACGAACCGGAGTATCTCCGGCTCAGTTTGCGAATAATATTTAA
- a CDS encoding peptidase domain-containing ABC transporter → MKKFTNYKQADNKDCGPTCLKIIAKHYGKTINIQELRDFSETTREGSNLLFLSDAAEKIGFRTLGVKISTDRLDEAPLPCILHWNQNHYVVLYKIKKNTYYISDPAFGLIQYNKQDFIKFWIGNNADETTEEGIALLIEASPKFFQSDFDKEDHKGLGFKLLSQYVLRYKSFLVQLSIGLLASSLLQLIFPFLTQSIVDIGIQNQNIHFIYLILFAQLFLFAGRTGLELIRSWILLHLSTRINISLISDFFIKLMNLPISFFDVRMTGDIMQRINDHRRIEKILTTSSINVLFSVINMFVMGGVLAYFNLKIFFVFFIGSIFYFGWITLFLKRREVLDYKRFAEVSQEQSKVMELINGMQEIKLHNAEKQKRWGWEYVQARLFRVSIKGLILEQTQTIGSSVINELKNIFIIFLSAKLVIGGSITLGMMLAISSIVGSLNGPITQLIEFVRELQDAKISLARLSEIHEKEDETQQEAHQTHEVPYDSDIEIKNLSYRYLGSDIPVLDNLSLIIPANKVTAIVGVSGSGKTTLMKVLLKFYEPEKGEINIGNSQLKNISQKAWRSNIGAVMQEGFIFSDTIANNIAIGVDKVDKERLVYAADVANIKEYITGLPLGYNTKVGAEGTGMSTGQKQRLLIARAVYKNPEVLFFDEATSALDANNEKEIMRKLDIFFKDKTVVVIAHRLSTVMNADQIVVLDKGKIIEIGSHSALVQQKGNYFELVRNQLQLGN, encoded by the coding sequence TTGAAAAAATTCACCAATTATAAACAAGCTGATAATAAAGATTGTGGACCAACATGTTTAAAAATAATAGCCAAACATTACGGTAAGACAATCAACATCCAGGAGTTGAGAGATTTTAGCGAAACAACTCGTGAGGGAAGCAATTTGCTTTTTTTAAGTGATGCAGCAGAGAAAATTGGTTTTAGAACACTTGGTGTCAAAATAAGCACAGATAGATTAGATGAAGCTCCATTGCCGTGCATTTTGCATTGGAATCAGAATCATTATGTGGTTCTTTACAAAATAAAAAAAAATACTTATTATATTTCAGATCCGGCTTTTGGATTAATTCAATACAATAAACAGGATTTTATTAAATTCTGGATAGGAAACAATGCCGATGAAACTACAGAAGAAGGAATCGCATTATTGATAGAAGCTTCGCCAAAATTCTTTCAGTCAGATTTTGATAAAGAAGATCATAAAGGATTGGGTTTTAAATTGCTGTCTCAGTACGTTTTAAGATACAAGTCGTTTTTAGTTCAATTAAGCATCGGATTATTAGCCAGCAGTTTACTGCAGTTGATCTTTCCGTTTTTAACCCAAAGTATTGTTGATATTGGGATTCAGAATCAAAATATTCATTTTATTTATTTAATTCTCTTTGCACAATTATTTCTCTTTGCAGGAAGAACCGGTTTAGAACTTATCAGAAGTTGGATATTACTGCATCTTTCTACCCGAATAAACATTTCGCTTATTTCAGATTTCTTCATTAAATTAATGAATCTTCCTATTTCGTTTTTTGATGTTCGAATGACAGGTGATATTATGCAGCGTATTAACGATCATCGAAGAATCGAAAAAATCCTGACCACATCATCGATAAACGTTTTGTTTTCTGTAATCAACATGTTTGTCATGGGAGGCGTTTTGGCATACTTTAACCTGAAGATCTTTTTCGTGTTTTTTATCGGAAGTATTTTTTACTTCGGATGGATTACTTTGTTCTTAAAACGAAGAGAAGTTTTAGATTATAAACGATTTGCCGAAGTTTCGCAAGAGCAAAGTAAAGTCATGGAGCTTATTAATGGAATGCAGGAAATTAAGCTTCATAATGCCGAAAAACAAAAACGCTGGGGTTGGGAATATGTCCAGGCAAGGCTTTTTAGAGTTTCGATAAAAGGATTGATTTTAGAGCAAACCCAAACCATTGGTTCGTCAGTAATTAATGAATTAAAGAATATTTTTATTATATTCTTATCTGCAAAATTGGTTATTGGTGGTTCCATTACACTCGGTATGATGTTGGCAATCAGCTCAATTGTGGGAAGTCTAAACGGACCAATAACTCAGCTTATAGAATTTGTCAGAGAACTTCAGGATGCCAAAATATCGTTGGCAAGACTATCTGAAATTCACGAAAAAGAAGATGAAACCCAGCAGGAAGCCCATCAAACTCATGAAGTTCCATACGATTCTGATATAGAGATAAAGAATCTTTCGTACCGTTATTTAGGATCTGATATTCCGGTTTTGGACAATTTGAGTTTAATAATTCCGGCCAATAAAGTAACGGCAATAGTAGGCGTTAGCGGAAGCGGAAAAACAACACTCATGAAAGTGCTTCTTAAATTTTATGAACCTGAAAAAGGAGAAATTAATATTGGAAATTCACAGTTAAAAAATATTTCGCAAAAAGCCTGGAGATCCAATATTGGTGCTGTGATGCAGGAAGGGTTTATTTTTAGTGATACTATAGCTAATAATATCGCCATTGGCGTTGACAAAGTCGACAAAGAACGATTAGTATATGCGGCAGATGTTGCTAATATAAAAGAATATATAACGGGTTTGCCACTGGGTTATAATACAAAAGTTGGTGCTGAAGGAACCGGAATGAGTACAGGGCAAAAACAGCGATTGTTGATCGCAAGGGCCGTTTATAAGAATCCGGAAGTTCTTTTTTTTGACGAAGCTACCTCGGCTTTAGATGCCAATAATGAAAAAGAAATTATGCGAAAACTGGATATTTTTTTCAAAGATAAAACCGTGGTTGTTATCGCGCATCGACTTAGTACAGTTATGAATGCAGATCAGATTGTGGTTTTGGACAAAGGAAAAATCATCGAAATTGGAAGTCACTCTGCTTTAGTGCAACAAAAAGGGAATTATTTTGAATTGGTTCGAAATCAATTACAGTTAGGAAATTAA